A part of bacterium genomic DNA contains:
- a CDS encoding prenyltransferase, with amino-acid sequence MTELAMGAKEVSRFSVKARIWWKAVRPFSFPLSAMPALMGAAFAWVKGYDFSLSLAILTLLGAVTVHAAANLLQDYFDYTGGIDKPGTLGGSGLLVAGILGPRAVFMGSIACFAIAALIAAPLIMHAGAALLWIVLAGFALGAGYAVPRLGLKYRAFGDVAVFLAFGAGITMGSCLIQSRTPDLSALACGIPFGFLVVAVLVANNMRDVKDDERARVGTLAVIMGERATRAFYMALVIAAYAFPIICVQMNMLNAGALFVLATLASMRNLLLFVWRAPEGDRDAMAIAVERTAKLALAWGIAMTAGMVGWRLITAGA; translated from the coding sequence ATGACTGAACTTGCGATGGGTGCAAAGGAAGTTTCAAGGTTCTCCGTCAAGGCGAGAATCTGGTGGAAGGCCGTGAGGCCGTTTTCATTCCCGCTCTCGGCGATGCCCGCGCTGATGGGCGCGGCGTTCGCCTGGGTCAAGGGATATGATTTCAGCCTTTCGCTCGCAATCCTCACGTTGCTCGGCGCCGTGACCGTGCATGCCGCGGCGAACCTTTTGCAGGATTACTTCGACTACACCGGTGGAATCGATAAGCCGGGGACGCTGGGCGGCAGCGGGCTGCTCGTGGCCGGCATCCTGGGGCCGCGCGCGGTGTTCATGGGGTCGATCGCATGCTTTGCGATCGCCGCCTTGATAGCGGCGCCCCTCATAATGCACGCGGGGGCGGCGCTTCTCTGGATCGTGCTGGCCGGATTCGCGCTCGGCGCAGGCTATGCGGTTCCGAGGCTCGGCCTCAAGTACAGGGCGTTCGGAGATGTCGCCGTATTCCTCGCCTTCGGCGCAGGCATCACCATGGGCTCGTGCTTGATCCAGTCGCGCACCCCGGACCTCTCCGCGCTTGCGTGCGGCATACCGTTCGGGTTCCTCGTGGTGGCGGTTCTCGTGGCCAACAACATGCGCGACGTGAAGGACGACGAACGCGCGCGCGTGGGGACGCTCGCCGTTATCATGGGCGAGAGGGCCACCCGAGCCTTCTACATGGCGCTGGTGATCGCCGCGTACGCCTTTCCGATCATCTGTGTTCAAATGAATATGCTCAACGCCGGCGCGCTGTTCGTCCTCGCCACACTCGCCTCCATGCGCAATCTCCTGCTCTTCGTGTGGAGGGCGCCGGAGGGCGACAGGGACGCCATGGCGATCGCGGTCGAGCGCACGGCAAAGCTCGCGCTGGCCTGGGGCATCGCCATGACGGCCGGGATGGTCGGATGGAGGCTTATCACCGCAGGCGCGTGA
- a CDS encoding undecaprenyl-diphosphate phosphatase, with protein MNSLSVLKAVLLGVVQGATEFLPVSSSGHLVIAQEILGIEIENGGLVAFDVCLHFGTLVAVIAFFWREISEMISSLVRRPSDDRLRSGMSVREARKLAFLIIIGTIPAGVLGILLEDFFDSLFSNPLAAGFMLLVTGAILWGTRFVKGEGAGVAGMGVRHALLVGFAQAIAIIPGISRSGSTIAGGLYTGLSRDLAAKYAFLLSVPAIGGAALLKAKDLAALSGENAFATAVGTLAATVVGFACIKWLLGVVRRGHISWFAPYCWAAGLATLIYIFVR; from the coding sequence ATGAATAGCCTCTCCGTTCTGAAGGCGGTACTCCTCGGGGTGGTGCAGGGCGCCACCGAGTTTCTTCCTGTCTCGAGCTCCGGACACCTTGTGATCGCGCAGGAGATCCTCGGCATCGAGATCGAGAACGGGGGGCTGGTCGCATTTGACGTTTGCCTCCACTTCGGCACGCTCGTCGCCGTGATCGCGTTCTTCTGGCGCGAGATATCGGAGATGATCTCAAGCCTCGTCAGGAGGCCCAGCGACGATCGCTTGCGCTCGGGTATGAGCGTGAGGGAGGCGAGGAAGCTCGCGTTCCTCATCATAATAGGCACGATCCCGGCGGGCGTGCTTGGCATCCTGCTGGAGGATTTCTTCGACAGCCTCTTCTCGAACCCGCTCGCCGCCGGATTCATGCTCCTGGTCACGGGCGCTATACTCTGGGGCACGAGGTTCGTGAAGGGCGAGGGTGCGGGGGTCGCGGGCATGGGCGTGCGGCATGCGCTGCTCGTGGGGTTTGCGCAGGCTATCGCGATCATCCCCGGCATATCGCGTTCCGGTTCGACGATCGCCGGCGGACTCTACACGGGGCTCTCCCGTGATCTGGCTGCTAAGTATGCCTTTCTCCTCTCCGTGCCGGCGATAGGTGGGGCGGCGCTCCTCAAGGCAAAAGACTTGGCCGCGCTCTCGGGCGAGAACGCCTTCGCGACCGCCGTGGGCACGCTGGCCGCGACCGTTGTGGGGTTCGCCTGTATCAAGTGGCTGCTGGGCGTTGTGCGCAGGGGGCATATCTCGTGGTTTGCGCCCTATTGCTGGGCAGCGGGGCTTGCGACGCTGATATATATCTTCGTTCGATGA
- a CDS encoding nitroreductase family protein codes for MPETLSTIFKRRSVRKYDGKPVPKYMIEAFIKAGMAAPSAVNKRPWIFVGITEKPVMVKLSEGLKYGKMLADAGGAIIVCGTPCEPRSGLPKDFWIQDCSAATQNILLAIEDAGLGAVWVCVHPIEEHVRHVREVLGIPQDTVPLCAISIGYPAGDEKPKDKFEPEKIRWEKW; via the coding sequence ATGCCGGAGACCCTGAGCACGATCTTCAAGAGGAGGAGCGTGCGCAAATACGATGGGAAGCCTGTGCCGAAATACATGATCGAGGCGTTCATCAAAGCGGGCATGGCAGCGCCGTCGGCTGTGAACAAAAGACCGTGGATCTTCGTCGGTATCACCGAAAAGCCTGTGATGGTGAAGCTCTCGGAGGGGCTGAAATACGGCAAGATGCTCGCGGACGCGGGTGGCGCGATCATAGTCTGCGGTACGCCTTGCGAGCCCAGGTCCGGGCTTCCAAAGGACTTCTGGATTCAGGACTGTTCCGCCGCCACTCAGAACATCCTGCTGGCGATCGAGGACGCGGGGCTGGGGGCCGTGTGGGTCTGCGTGCACCCGATCGAGGAACACGTGCGCCACGTGCGCGAAGTGCTCGGCATCCCGCAGGACACTGTTCCGCTTTGCGCGATTTCTATCGGCTATCCCGCGGGCGACGAAAAGCCGAAGGACAAATTCGAGCCGGAGAAGATACGCTGGGAAAAATGGTGA